CATGCCAAGCTGACAAAAAAGCAGGTGATCATTCCGATTATTACGGGCAGCCAGTCCATCGCTGCCGGGATCGTTGATTCCGCAGTTGCTAGTAGAGCCTTTCGGCCCTCAAGAACAAACGCCCCAAGAATCGTCGGGGCAACCATGAAAAAAGAGAAACGTGCCGCAGCCGTTCGGCTCAGACCCCACCAGACCCCGGCACCTATGGTGAATCCAGAACGGCTGGCTCCCGGTAGAATAGCGATAACCTGCGCCAGTCCCATGACTGCTGCTGATGCCGGTGAATACGATTTTGCCTGTTTTGATCGAAAATATTCGCAGAGCATAAACCAGCCTCCACAACCGATCATGATCACCCCGACAATAAAAGCGTTACGGACTTCTTCCATAATCGAACCCAATAAAGGGCCGGCAACGACAACAGGAAGGGTTGCGAGAATCAGTAGTCCTGCAATCCGGCGATTGTCCGTAAATGATGCGTCGCGCCAGAAAATGACGGACAACAGCATGCGCCACCAGTCAGTGAAAAAATACAAAAAAACAGCCAGCAGACTAGCCAGATGGAGGAGCACATCAAAAAGTAATCCGCCATCATCAGACCAGCCGAATAGCGATCGCATCAATACAAGATGTCCTGAACTGCTTACAGGGATGAATTCTGTAGCCCCCTGAACAACTGCGAGTAATATCGCCTGAATATAATCCATGTGATCGCTCTGTGGTTAATTAAATCAATGTTTCCTGCTCAATGGCAGGGGAGTGAATGACGCGTACCACAGGAAGAACAAATGTATAAACAAAGCCATAGGCGCATATGGCCGTTGCTGCAGCTGTTGCAATGTGAACACGCATAAAGAGCAACAGAACAGTAAACACGCACATAGTGAAATAGCAGACATTTTTGGTCGGTTTGGCATAATGGACGTGTGAAACCTGTAAGAGCAGCATGGCAAAAGAACTTATCCAGACAAAAACAGCCACCGGACCTGACGTCAAGGTGAACCACTCTTCATTTAGGATACCCGATTCAGTTATAAACACGGCCATGGCAACCCAGCCCGCATTAACCGTAATGGGCAGTCCCAGAAATCCATTCATTCCCCTGGCAGGATCCACGACCTTAAACCGGGCCAGGCGAAGAGCCCCTGACAGGATGGTGAAGCAGACGAAAAACAACCCCCACGCTCCCAGATTATTAAATACCATCTGGTACATAAGAATCGCCGGAGCAATGCCAAAACTGGTGAGATCCACAAAGGTGTCCAGCTCAGCCCCGAAATCGGACGTCACTTTCAGCCATCGCGCCACATTGCCATCAAATCCATCAAGGATCATGGACAGCATAATAAGCTGTGCGGCCAGAGAAAAATCACCCTCAATACTTTTTAGTATCGAAAAAATGCCGGCAACCAGCGCGCCTGCCGTTATCATGGAAGGTATGGACTGAATCATTTTCATGATAATCTGCTCCTGTTCTCTTCAAATCAAATGGGGTACATCACTTCTTCATCTGTGCGATAACGGTTAGCCCCGCCTGCACTTTTTCACCGGCTTTCACGCAGACATTAACTTTATCTGCCGGCAAATACGTATCAAGACGCGAGCCAAACTTCATCATTCCGATGACTTCGCCCTTGTCCACCAACTGCTCTTCCTTCAGCCAATAGACGACTCGGCGCACGATGGGGCCTACGATTTGGCACATAACACAGCTGATCTTTTCGTTTTCCACAAAAATTGTACTGTGTTCATTATGTTCGGAAGCCTCATTAAGGATGGTCAATAAATGTTTCCCGGGTGTATATGCCAGAGCCGTAACTTTGCCGCGGATAGATGTTCTGTTGGTATGTACATTGAATGGATTCAAATAAATGCTGATACGAACCGCATCCTGTTTCAGATAATTGTCCTCTTTCATATATTCGACGCGTCGAATTACACCATCGGCACCGGCGACGATGAGTTCATCTCCGTCAGGGGAGACGCGCACAGGATCACGGTGGAAATAAAGCATAAACAGGGACACGGCAAGACCCAGAAATCCCGCAGCCAGCATGAGGCTGCGCGCTGTGCCGGACAGTGCGACGCCGGACCAGACAAGGACTGCACCAATAATCAATGGAACAATGATCCATGGCCAGCCATCTTTTACTATGGGTATTCTCATTTTCTCCTCATCAAAAAGCGTTATACGAAAAATATTTCGAACAAAGCATATTTGTCGCTGTTCCCGATTAAAAAGTCAACGTCTATTTGATTAAGTAAGGTGACAGGTAAATAAATATTGACACGATGCTGCGAGATGCTACGGTGACAGTCATGAGAAGAAAACGGATAAAACGAGACGGGTTAGCATATTATCACTGTATGACACGGGTGGTCGGGCGGCAGATGCTGCTTGGCCCTGTTGAGAAGGAGTACATGCGAACTTTAATTCGCAAGGTGGAGGGATTCACGGGGGTTCGTGTTTTGACCTATGCATTGATGACGAATCATATTCATTTACTGCTGGAGGAGCCGGACCGGGGGACGGTGGTGCCGGATGATGTGTTGGCTGCAAGGATGCGGGTGTTGTATTCGGAGGGGGAAATGGAAGAAATTCTGTTGCGCTGGGCTGATTGGCGGGTGCAGGGGAATGCGGGTGCCATTGAAGATGATAAAAGGCGGTACAGGGTGAGGATGCATGATATTAGCGAATTCATGAAGACGCTGAAGCATCGGTTTTCCTTTTGGTATAATCGGCGTAATGAACGATCGGGAACCCTTTGGTCGGAACGTTTTAAGAGTGTTTTGGTTGAGGGAGGGGATGTTTTGCGAACGGTTGCGGCTTATATTGAGATGAATCCAGTCCGTGCGGGGCTTTCCGCTGATCCGGCTGGTTACCGTTTTTGTGGTTTGGGAGATGCGGTGGGTGGATCGGTTCGGGCGCGCGAGGGTATTATTGAATTGATGGTGCAGAAGGGGCGGATGTTTGGGGTTGTTGTGGACAGGGATTGGCAGGCGCAGTCGTTGCGCTACATCGAGGACGTTTTGTTATATGGAAAAATACAGGATGATGGTGGTGTTCGGCCACCACCTGACCGGTTACTGCGTCGATGTCGGTCTTTTACCGATGGTCAGGTTCTGGGTTCAAAGGATTTTGTTGAGGCTTTTTTTAGGGCCAACAAGGATTATTTTGGGCCACATCGAAGGGAGGGCGGTCGCAAGTTAAAGGGGACGTGGGGCTCCATATTTGCGGTGCGTGATGTGGGCAATCAGAAAGTGAGGTCCTCGCGCGCAGAGTGAGCAGATCGCCATGCCGGAAGGGTTATGCATGATAACCGAATGCGGGTATCAT
This genomic window from Spartobacteria bacterium contains:
- a CDS encoding undecaprenyl-diphosphate phosphatase, which encodes MDYIQAILLAVVQGATEFIPVSSSGHLVLMRSLFGWSDDGGLLFDVLLHLASLLAVFLYFFTDWWRMLLSVIFWRDASFTDNRRIAGLLILATLPVVVAGPLLGSIMEEVRNAFIVGVIMIGCGGWFMLCEYFRSKQAKSYSPASAAVMGLAQVIAILPGASRSGFTIGAGVWWGLSRTAAARFSFFMVAPTILGAFVLEGRKALLATAESTIPAAMDWLPVIIGMITCFFVSLACIHFCMRLFRTYTLRPFGYYLLTVGSVVALSQLFIH
- a CDS encoding phosphatidylserine decarboxylase family protein; protein product: MRIPIVKDGWPWIIVPLIIGAVLVWSGVALSGTARSLMLAAGFLGLAVSLFMLYFHRDPVRVSPDGDELIVAGADGVIRRVEYMKEDNYLKQDAVRISIYLNPFNVHTNRTSIRGKVTALAYTPGKHLLTILNEASEHNEHSTIFVENEKISCVMCQIVGPIVRRVVYWLKEEQLVDKGEVIGMMKFGSRLDTYLPADKVNVCVKAGEKVQAGLTVIAQMKK